From Paenibacillus polymyxa, the proteins below share one genomic window:
- the infC gene encoding translation initiation factor IF-3 has translation MAVLINEQIKADEVVLTGLSGEKLGVVSKSEALAMARSKGVDLVCTSLMSSPPPCSLVAKGKGKALVQKKAAASKTNNGQAAGNHGKEKVKELRFTAHIEEHDYDTKLRQADKQLRSGKPVQLVVKASGAKEAPVAKAVLERLLGDLKEVGVKETGIQTGGKGSQVKLNPR, from the coding sequence GTGGCAGTATTAATCAACGAGCAAATTAAAGCTGACGAGGTGGTGCTCACCGGACTCTCAGGCGAGAAGCTCGGCGTTGTTTCCAAGTCAGAAGCCTTGGCTATGGCCCGATCCAAGGGAGTGGACCTGGTCTGCACCTCACTGATGAGTAGTCCGCCACCGTGCAGCTTGGTTGCAAAGGGCAAAGGAAAAGCGCTTGTGCAAAAAAAAGCCGCAGCAAGCAAAACAAATAACGGCCAAGCCGCAGGAAACCATGGTAAAGAAAAGGTCAAGGAGCTTCGCTTCACCGCTCACATTGAGGAGCATGATTACGACACGAAGCTGCGTCAGGCGGACAAACAACTGCGTTCTGGTAAACCGGTACAGTTGGTCGTTAAGGCCTCAGGCGCAAAAGAAGCACCTGTCGCTAAAGCGGTGCTGGAGCGTCTACTGGGCGATCTGAAGGAAGTCGGTGTAAAGGAAACTGGAATCCAGACGGGCGGCAAGGGCTCACAGGTGAAATTAAACCCTCGCTGA
- a CDS encoding amidohydrolase: MTFVLFKHGRLYGDWASKGDSIVVQHGRIQAIGYARELELQLSGKEYETVDWEGANVLPGLTDAHMHLSMHGMKLAMLDFTSATSKDEMLAMLRKRVAVTPPGEWILGLNWNENAFIPVEIPNIAELDAITDQHPVYLTRTCFHTFLANSEAFRRAGIHENTPDPASGAYGRDAEGRLNGLIYEEASFAFTSVQPEPDYSAKKDTIRRACLDALRLGLTAAHTEDLRFLGSVETMQRIYKELREEGLAFRTHQLIYHPFMEEVKVQKLCAGTGNEWFKIGAIKMFADGAIGGRTALLSEPYSDAPHTCGMAIQPQPELNQMVAAARAAGFPVAVHAIGDGAAHMILTAMEAHGLTEESGLPDRLIHGQVLRADLVKRMVKLPLIADIQPRFVASDFPWVLDRVGKERTEYLYAWKKLLQAGIPCAGGSDAPIEPLNPFLGIHAAVTRAKPEEMHEGYLPAEKLDVHEAIHLFTMGSAVAAGEADERGTIAEGKAADFTVIDRDVSESHQALLDVKVRMTVVNGQVAYRS; encoded by the coding sequence TTGACATTCGTTTTGTTCAAGCACGGCAGGTTATATGGGGACTGGGCTTCCAAAGGAGACTCCATCGTTGTACAGCATGGCCGCATACAGGCCATTGGATATGCCCGGGAGCTTGAATTGCAGTTGTCCGGTAAGGAGTACGAGACGGTGGATTGGGAGGGTGCCAATGTACTGCCGGGCTTAACCGATGCCCATATGCATTTGTCTATGCATGGTATGAAGCTGGCTATGCTGGATTTCACATCAGCTACTTCCAAGGACGAGATGCTGGCTATGCTGCGCAAGCGGGTCGCTGTAACACCGCCGGGAGAGTGGATTTTAGGACTTAATTGGAACGAAAACGCGTTTATTCCTGTTGAAATTCCAAATATAGCTGAGCTGGATGCCATTACAGATCAGCACCCGGTATATCTGACTCGTACGTGCTTTCATACGTTTTTGGCCAATTCAGAGGCATTTCGGCGTGCAGGTATTCACGAGAACACCCCTGATCCGGCTTCAGGAGCCTATGGACGAGACGCAGAGGGACGGTTAAATGGATTGATTTATGAGGAAGCATCCTTTGCCTTTACAAGCGTGCAGCCAGAGCCGGATTATTCGGCGAAGAAGGATACGATCCGGCGGGCTTGTCTGGATGCGCTACGGCTGGGTCTGACTGCTGCGCACACGGAGGATTTACGTTTTTTGGGCAGCGTAGAGACGATGCAGCGAATTTACAAGGAGCTGCGAGAAGAAGGTCTTGCTTTTCGTACACACCAGCTCATCTATCATCCATTTATGGAAGAAGTGAAAGTACAGAAGCTCTGTGCAGGTACCGGAAATGAGTGGTTCAAAATCGGTGCGATTAAAATGTTTGCTGACGGCGCTATTGGTGGAAGAACGGCTTTATTATCCGAACCTTACAGTGATGCTCCACATACGTGTGGAATGGCCATCCAACCGCAGCCAGAGCTGAATCAGATGGTGGCAGCAGCCAGAGCCGCAGGCTTTCCAGTGGCTGTACATGCCATCGGAGATGGGGCGGCGCACATGATTTTGACAGCGATGGAGGCCCATGGACTAACGGAAGAAAGCGGGTTGCCGGATCGTCTGATTCATGGGCAGGTGCTACGGGCTGATTTGGTCAAAAGAATGGTGAAGCTGCCGCTGATTGCAGACATCCAGCCTCGTTTTGTCGCAAGCGATTTTCCCTGGGTGCTGGATCGGGTTGGGAAAGAACGGACCGAGTATTTATATGCCTGGAAAAAGCTGCTGCAAGCAGGCATTCCGTGTGCTGGAGGCAGTGATGCACCGATCGAGCCCCTAAACCCATTTCTGGGTATACATGCGGCAGTGACTCGCGCCAAGCCGGAAGAAATGCATGAGGGCTATCTTCCCGCTGAGAAGCTGGATGTTCACGAAGCCATTCATCTGTTTACTATGGGAAGCGCAGTAGCGGCTGGGGAAGCTGATGAAAGAGGGACAATCGCTGAAGGCAAAGCCGCTGACTTTACCGTTATTGACCGCGATGTATCGGAAAGTCACCAAGCTTTGCTTGATGTTAAGGTACGAATGACCGTTGTGAACGGGCAAGTTGCATACCGGTCGTAG
- a CDS encoding DUF423 domain-containing protein, with the protein MQRRWIMVGSIMMMLAVAIGAFGAHIVKARIDADALAVYETGVKYHMIHAVGLLIIALAAGQWGPSTRLRWAARLLFTGIILFSGSLYVLSLTGIRVLGAITPLGGVCFIAGWILLTWAAAGPKKEN; encoded by the coding sequence ATGCAACGAAGATGGATTATGGTAGGATCTATAATGATGATGTTGGCGGTAGCCATTGGAGCGTTCGGGGCGCACATTGTAAAAGCACGGATTGACGCGGATGCATTGGCCGTATATGAAACCGGTGTGAAATATCATATGATTCACGCTGTCGGATTGCTGATCATTGCGTTGGCTGCCGGACAGTGGGGCCCTTCGACCCGCTTAAGATGGGCTGCGCGGCTGTTGTTCACGGGTATCATTTTATTTTCCGGCAGCCTGTATGTGCTAAGTTTAACCGGAATCCGTGTGCTGGGTGCGATCACCCCATTAGGAGGCGTGTGTTTTATTGCAGGATGGATATTGTTGACATGGGCTGCTGCCGGTCCAAAGAAAGAGAATTAG
- a CDS encoding helix-turn-helix domain-containing protein yields MDSMQYIIGSNLAQIRKTRGLSLDKVAELTGVSKGMLAQIEKGKSNPTVTTLWKIANGLHVSFSTFLKEDPPQITKIRRADLHPVIDEDGNYFVYPVFPYHSEKKFEVFTVSLKPGFTHKAEEHLGEETILMIRGEMYFEMQGQQLQLSAGDAVQFQGSDIHTYRNDSDEDADFYVLIYYAD; encoded by the coding sequence GTGGATTCAATGCAATATATTATTGGTTCTAATTTGGCTCAAATTAGGAAAACTAGAGGACTTAGTTTGGATAAGGTGGCTGAACTGACAGGGGTTAGCAAAGGGATGCTGGCTCAAATTGAGAAGGGGAAATCTAATCCTACGGTAACCACACTTTGGAAGATTGCGAACGGCTTGCACGTATCCTTCTCCACCTTTCTTAAGGAAGACCCGCCGCAAATCACGAAGATTCGTAGAGCAGATCTGCATCCAGTTATTGATGAGGACGGTAACTATTTTGTTTACCCTGTCTTCCCGTATCACTCGGAAAAGAAGTTCGAGGTATTCACGGTAAGTCTGAAGCCAGGCTTTACACACAAGGCAGAAGAGCATCTGGGAGAGGAAACGATCCTCATGATCCGTGGGGAAATGTACTTTGAAATGCAGGGGCAACAGCTCCAATTGAGTGCAGGGGACGCCGTACAATTTCAAGGATCTGATATCCATACCTATCGTAATGATTCGGATGAGGATGCCGATTTTTATGTATTGATTTATTATGCGGATTAG
- a CDS encoding RICIN domain-containing protein codes for MKYDFARLLCIMLTILLSLSIFQMFSPKIASAASANVVNGIQFKDTDGNVVHAHGGGMIKVDGYYYWFGENRNPNGTFKAVSAYRSSDLKNWEFRKNVLTSSSAAELNVSNIERPKVIYNEKTRKYVLWMHKENGINYNEARVAVASSDTVDGDYTYQGSFRPLDYDSRDMTVYNDNGTAYLISATRVNADLNVYRLTPDFLQVESLVTTLWPGQYREAPAMFKKGDVYFLITSGATGWNPNQAKYATASSIEGTWSNTMNFGDSTTYGSQSAYVIPVEGTQTTSYLYLGDRWAGAWSGPVQDSQYVWLPLRFPTATSLAMDWFDSINIDTASGVVEGVTTPMVIDPDSYYQLVSRKSNKSLGIIGNATTDGADLEQRANSGAPSQQWQLKDAGGGYYKIVNRNSGKLIGVESGATADGAVIEQWNDGGWSSQHWQLVSVTGGYYKLKNRATGKLIDISEGATADGAKAIQWGDNGGTNQHFRIVKVE; via the coding sequence ATGAAATATGATTTTGCCCGCTTGCTGTGTATTATGCTCACTATTTTGCTTTCGTTAAGCATTTTTCAGATGTTTTCACCTAAGATCGCTTCAGCTGCTTCAGCGAATGTAGTAAATGGCATTCAGTTTAAAGATACAGATGGAAACGTGGTCCATGCCCATGGGGGCGGGATGATTAAAGTGGACGGTTATTATTATTGGTTTGGTGAAAATCGTAATCCGAATGGAACATTCAAGGCGGTCTCCGCCTATCGTTCCTCTGATTTAAAAAATTGGGAGTTTCGTAAAAACGTGCTGACCAGCAGTTCGGCCGCAGAGCTGAATGTATCGAATATTGAACGTCCGAAAGTGATTTACAACGAAAAAACACGCAAATACGTATTATGGATGCACAAGGAAAACGGGATTAATTACAACGAAGCCCGAGTGGCAGTTGCCTCATCCGATACCGTAGACGGCGATTATACGTATCAGGGCAGCTTCCGTCCGCTGGATTATGATTCGCGCGATATGACCGTATACAACGATAACGGTACTGCATACCTGATTTCGGCTACCCGTGTAAACGCGGATCTGAACGTTTATCGTCTGACACCGGATTTCCTTCAAGTTGAATCGCTGGTGACTACACTTTGGCCAGGACAATATCGTGAAGCTCCAGCGATGTTCAAAAAAGGAGACGTCTACTTCCTGATTACATCCGGGGCAACCGGCTGGAATCCCAATCAGGCCAAGTATGCTACCGCATCCAGCATTGAAGGAACTTGGAGCAATACGATGAACTTCGGGGATAGTACAACCTATGGTTCACAGTCGGCCTACGTCATTCCTGTTGAAGGTACGCAGACGACCTCGTATCTGTATTTGGGCGACCGTTGGGCTGGGGCGTGGAGTGGTCCTGTGCAGGATTCTCAATATGTATGGCTGCCGCTGCGTTTTCCAACCGCGACCTCATTAGCTATGGATTGGTTCGACAGCATTAATATTGATACCGCCAGTGGTGTGGTGGAGGGCGTAACTACGCCGATGGTCATCGACCCGGATAGTTATTATCAGCTGGTAAGCCGCAAGAGCAACAAGTCGCTAGGCATCATTGGCAATGCGACGACAGACGGAGCAGATTTAGAGCAGCGTGCGAATTCCGGAGCGCCAAGCCAGCAATGGCAGCTTAAGGATGCAGGCGGCGGATATTATAAAATTGTGAATCGGAACAGCGGGAAGCTGATTGGTGTTGAAAGCGGTGCTACAGCAGACGGCGCAGTTATTGAACAGTGGAATGATGGAGGCTGGTCCAGCCAGCATTGGCAGCTCGTATCCGTAACCGGAGGCTATTATAAGCTGAAAAATCGGGCAACGGGCAAGCTAATCGACATTTCCGAAGGTGCCACTGCCGATGGAGCCAAAGCCATTCAATGGGGCGATAATGGCGGGACGAACCAGCATTTCCGTATAGTCAAAGTGGAATAG
- a CDS encoding ABC transporter substrate-binding protein yields MKKMWNGLLLFVVLAIVLAGCSSAGNSSKTEGATGSEQTSTAAGPVTVKDDHGEVKLDKPAERVVVLEWTFTEDLIALGVQPVGNADNANYKLWVTPEAKLADTVTDIGTRGEPNLEAIAALKPDLIISNADNNAAIYAQLKGIAPTIEFDPYKGNGYDYDRMVEIFKQIAVATGKTEQADKVLSELDQHYVEAKATLEKAGKVDFHYALTQAFTAQNAASLRMFKDNSVVAGTLARIGMVNDWKSDQTEKYGFSTVGIEALPAVQDSNFIYITQKTDDIFGTAMKNNTVWNGLNFVKEKRTYPLDGTTWTFGGPISSKVLVDQVVGALTK; encoded by the coding sequence ATGAAAAAGATGTGGAATGGCCTATTGTTATTTGTAGTTTTAGCGATTGTATTGGCAGGCTGCAGTTCGGCTGGGAATAGCTCGAAGACGGAAGGGGCTACAGGGTCTGAGCAGACATCTACAGCAGCTGGTCCGGTTACGGTTAAGGACGACCATGGGGAAGTCAAGCTGGACAAGCCAGCGGAACGTGTCGTTGTACTCGAATGGACGTTTACCGAGGATCTGATAGCACTTGGCGTACAGCCGGTCGGGAATGCGGACAATGCCAATTACAAGCTGTGGGTGACACCAGAGGCGAAGCTGGCTGATACCGTAACGGATATCGGTACACGGGGCGAACCCAATCTCGAAGCGATTGCGGCGCTCAAGCCGGATCTTATTATCTCTAACGCCGATAACAATGCAGCGATCTATGCACAGCTTAAGGGAATTGCACCGACGATAGAGTTTGATCCTTACAAGGGGAACGGCTATGATTACGACCGTATGGTCGAGATTTTCAAGCAAATCGCGGTGGCTACCGGTAAAACGGAACAGGCTGATAAAGTATTAAGCGAGCTTGACCAGCACTATGTAGAGGCAAAGGCAACATTGGAGAAAGCGGGCAAAGTAGACTTTCACTATGCGCTGACACAGGCCTTTACAGCTCAAAATGCTGCCAGTCTGCGAATGTTCAAGGATAATTCAGTTGTAGCGGGTACACTTGCGAGAATCGGCATGGTGAACGACTGGAAGTCGGACCAGACTGAGAAGTACGGATTTAGTACCGTTGGAATCGAAGCTCTTCCAGCTGTACAGGACAGTAATTTTATCTACATTACGCAGAAGACGGACGATATATTTGGCACCGCCATGAAGAACAACACGGTATGGAACGGACTGAACTTTGTTAAAGAAAAACGCACCTACCCGCTGGACGGTACAACATGGACTTTCGGCGGCCCAATTTCGTCCAAAGTACTGGTTGATCAAGTAGTTGGAGCTCTGACGAAATGA
- a CDS encoding ANT(4')-I family aminoglycoside nucleotidyltransferase translates to MNMNGPVHISRNERLQTCHEIAARLHEVYKDKILAIGVYGSVAKGTDGPFSDIEMFCVISESNAPVDFSHEWSAGPWKAEVNVCSSDILLKTASTVEGTWPLTHGPFFSPLRLYDPKDFFSILKEAAESPTKEDFRHAINEVLVGEMYEFIGKLRNVTINGPRTYLPYLIMQFAQYGAMLVGLHNQKLFSTGSMVLPEALELPDRPEGFDHLVKLVMSGDLAEPTKIISVCENFWSGLVSWAVEHDYHIQSQRIPF, encoded by the coding sequence ATGAACATGAATGGACCTGTCCACATTTCCCGAAATGAGAGGCTTCAGACGTGCCATGAAATAGCTGCTAGGTTGCATGAAGTATACAAAGACAAAATTCTAGCTATAGGGGTCTATGGATCTGTTGCCAAAGGTACGGACGGCCCTTTCTCAGATATTGAAATGTTTTGTGTAATAAGTGAATCCAACGCTCCCGTAGATTTTAGCCATGAATGGTCGGCGGGTCCTTGGAAAGCCGAGGTGAACGTCTGTAGTTCAGACATTCTTCTGAAAACCGCCTCTACTGTTGAGGGTACGTGGCCGTTGACACATGGACCTTTCTTTTCCCCACTTCGTCTGTATGATCCTAAAGACTTTTTTTCCATATTAAAGGAAGCTGCCGAATCCCCAACAAAGGAAGATTTCAGGCATGCAATCAACGAAGTGCTTGTAGGTGAAATGTATGAGTTTATTGGAAAGCTTAGAAATGTCACTATAAATGGCCCTCGTACCTACTTGCCGTACTTGATCATGCAGTTTGCCCAATATGGAGCTATGTTAGTTGGGTTACACAATCAGAAGCTTTTCTCAACGGGCTCAATGGTTCTACCAGAAGCACTGGAACTGCCGGATCGTCCAGAGGGATTTGATCATCTAGTTAAGTTGGTTATGTCCGGAGATTTAGCGGAACCAACAAAGATCATTTCAGTCTGTGAAAATTTCTGGAGTGGTCTTGTGAGTTGGGCAGTCGAACATGACTATCATATTCAATCACAACGAATCCCATTTTGA
- a CDS encoding DegV family protein, which yields MNKIKIFADSTSDVPAHWRQQYEISIVPLYTVFGDEALQDGVNIHPEQLFQRVSREGRLPRTAAPSPADFIQAFTPYIEQGEDILYISLSSELSSTYQNALLAASEFPEGRITVFDSLNLSCGFGLLVMKAARAAANGSTIEQIVDMLTATRPLIDTEFVIDTLEYLYKGGRCSGMQNLIGSLLKIRPVIKVIDGKMTPAYKVRGKREKALEQMLQNALNQRDLMDNDMIIVVHALAEEDALMLQARLKEETNAQEVLLTTAGCVISSHCGPQTIGIMYAKKA from the coding sequence ATGAACAAAATTAAAATTTTTGCAGACAGTACCAGTGATGTTCCTGCTCACTGGCGTCAACAGTACGAGATTAGCATTGTACCATTGTATACCGTATTTGGTGATGAAGCATTGCAAGATGGGGTGAACATTCACCCGGAACAATTATTTCAGCGTGTCAGCCGCGAGGGACGCTTACCTCGTACCGCCGCACCTTCTCCGGCAGATTTTATTCAAGCCTTTACGCCCTACATAGAACAAGGAGAGGACATTTTATATATCAGTCTGTCCTCCGAGCTATCATCGACGTACCAGAATGCGCTGCTCGCTGCCTCCGAATTTCCAGAAGGTCGCATTACGGTTTTTGATTCCCTAAATCTCTCGTGCGGCTTTGGCCTGCTTGTGATGAAAGCTGCTCGCGCGGCAGCAAACGGTAGTACGATAGAGCAGATTGTAGACATGTTGACGGCAACCAGACCGCTAATCGACACGGAATTTGTGATTGATACACTCGAATATCTATATAAAGGCGGAAGATGCTCAGGCATGCAAAACCTGATCGGCAGTCTGCTCAAAATTCGTCCGGTAATCAAAGTGATTGATGGAAAAATGACGCCTGCCTACAAGGTCCGCGGCAAACGTGAAAAAGCACTGGAACAAATGCTGCAAAATGCCCTGAACCAGCGGGATTTGATGGATAACGATATGATCATTGTCGTGCACGCTCTAGCTGAGGAAGATGCGCTGATGCTGCAAGCACGTCTGAAAGAGGAAACGAACGCACAAGAGGTACTGTTAACAACAGCAGGCTGTGTTATATCCAGTCATTGTGGTCCACAAACGATCGGTATTATGTATGCCAAAAAAGCATAG
- a CDS encoding 4'-phosphopantetheinyl transferase family protein → MEIYAIDTSKPEAEEHYELLVNQVSLEKQHKLDRFLHREDALRGLYADVLLRWLVCRQLKIPNASLQFTYNAFGKPSLLNAPAFHFNVSHSGKWVVCAIDDHPLGIDIEQLRPIDFEVGRVCFSDTEYDALMQQDAESRLSYFYDLWTLKESFVKAEGQGLTLPLKSFSFELEARPSIGFTTEGFTTEYCHFKQYELDPDYKMAVCAAHDHFAQEVQQVDINTLRLEVATLA, encoded by the coding sequence ATGGAAATATACGCGATTGATACAAGCAAGCCGGAGGCTGAGGAACATTATGAATTACTGGTAAATCAGGTTTCACTGGAAAAACAGCACAAGTTGGATCGTTTTTTACATCGAGAAGACGCTTTGAGGGGGTTATACGCCGATGTGCTGTTAAGGTGGTTGGTTTGTCGGCAATTAAAAATACCAAATGCCAGCCTTCAGTTTACATACAATGCTTTTGGCAAGCCCTCCTTGTTGAATGCGCCGGCATTCCATTTTAATGTTTCCCATTCGGGAAAATGGGTAGTATGCGCCATTGATGATCACCCGCTTGGTATTGACATTGAACAGCTCCGTCCTATTGATTTTGAGGTAGGCAGGGTATGCTTTTCAGACACAGAGTACGATGCATTAATGCAGCAGGATGCAGAGAGTCGTTTATCCTATTTTTACGATCTTTGGACGCTCAAGGAAAGTTTTGTGAAGGCCGAAGGGCAGGGGCTGACGCTGCCGTTAAAGTCTTTTTCATTCGAGTTGGAAGCACGACCGTCTATAGGTTTCACGACAGAGGGCTTTACTACTGAGTATTGTCATTTTAAGCAGTATGAGCTAGACCCAGATTATAAAATGGCTGTCTGTGCAGCTCATGATCACTTTGCGCAGGAGGTACAGCAGGTAGATATAAATACACTACGTTTGGAAGTGGCAACCTTGGCGTAA
- a CDS encoding S-layer homology domain-containing protein, whose protein sequence is MSSKRSRWLTRFTLSATTAITIFTAFTSYLAAPAAATGVAFRDISHSYAYQSIISLHAKGILNGTQPGYFSPKKAVTRAEWVTALDRVLALEPVQAAVSSYRDVPKQAWYYGWIEAASQLDIVQGGTSGTFQPNSPITRQEAALMIARLIRSSGGSGSTTSSFTDRDEIADWALEGVTTVNRYGFMKGEDNYFHPASSLTREETAALLERLLAYSTQHARQAASTASSIRLGWQYDQTVQQFQNTVLQSNINTLSPRWFFLNETGSISDYTNSSLLSWSKQHQKKIWAMVGNRSNLALTHQILSSEVLRAKTITQLANAVSIHDLDGLVIDFENVDGQDRAYLTLFVQQLKVKLKSQNAVLALCVSPDYGTDWTAAFDYQKLGAAADYLILMGYDEHWGGSSIPGSVSSLPWLRESVRRFVQTTDPKKAILALPLFTRNWTLNASGQSIASSDISLDLQNLLVSRISSKPIWNEDIQQYTVSYKDTQLHKLWLEEGRSITRKYRLGQDQGFAGFAYWYPGGASSDLWVSVKNADRFIQRGL, encoded by the coding sequence ATGAGTTCCAAACGATCGCGTTGGCTAACCAGGTTTACTCTATCGGCAACTACAGCCATTACAATATTCACAGCATTCACTTCATACTTAGCTGCCCCGGCAGCAGCAACCGGCGTAGCTTTTCGAGATATTTCACACAGCTACGCCTATCAGTCTATTATTTCCCTACACGCTAAAGGAATTTTGAACGGTACACAACCTGGTTACTTCTCACCTAAAAAGGCCGTTACCAGAGCTGAATGGGTTACCGCATTGGATCGTGTCCTCGCTCTGGAGCCTGTACAAGCAGCTGTCTCCTCCTATAGGGATGTTCCCAAGCAAGCGTGGTACTACGGTTGGATCGAAGCGGCTTCGCAGCTCGATATCGTACAGGGAGGAACGTCCGGCACATTCCAACCCAACAGTCCTATAACCCGGCAAGAAGCAGCCTTAATGATTGCACGTCTCATCCGCTCTTCGGGCGGATCAGGTAGCACCACATCCTCTTTCACCGATCGTGACGAAATTGCAGATTGGGCTCTTGAAGGGGTAACCACCGTGAATCGTTACGGTTTTATGAAAGGTGAAGATAACTATTTTCACCCGGCATCTTCTCTCACTCGTGAAGAAACAGCGGCATTATTAGAGCGTCTGCTGGCGTATTCAACACAGCATGCTCGCCAAGCTGCTTCCACCGCTTCTTCCATTCGATTAGGCTGGCAATATGACCAAACCGTTCAGCAATTTCAAAATACGGTGCTTCAGTCCAATATCAACACGCTGTCACCACGCTGGTTTTTTCTGAACGAGACGGGCAGTATCAGCGATTACACTAACTCTTCGCTGCTTTCCTGGTCCAAACAGCATCAAAAAAAAATCTGGGCTATGGTGGGCAACCGTTCCAATCTGGCGCTGACGCACCAAATTCTGTCCAGTGAGGTTCTACGGGCTAAAACCATAACTCAACTTGCCAATGCTGTATCTATACATGATTTGGATGGGCTTGTCATTGATTTTGAAAATGTAGATGGTCAGGACCGTGCCTATCTTACATTGTTCGTCCAACAATTAAAAGTGAAGTTGAAAAGTCAAAATGCAGTACTGGCGCTCTGTGTATCTCCTGATTACGGAACGGACTGGACTGCCGCTTTTGATTATCAAAAGCTTGGCGCTGCTGCAGACTATCTAATCCTGATGGGATATGACGAGCATTGGGGGGGAAGCTCGATCCCCGGCTCCGTGTCCTCACTACCATGGCTGCGTGAAAGCGTGCGACGCTTTGTACAAACCACCGATCCGAAAAAAGCAATTTTGGCGTTGCCGTTGTTTACACGGAATTGGACTCTCAACGCTAGCGGGCAATCCATCGCTTCCTCTGATATTTCACTAGATCTGCAAAATCTGCTGGTGTCCCGTATCTCCTCCAAACCGATCTGGAACGAGGATATTCAGCAGTATACCGTGTCTTACAAAGATACTCAGCTTCATAAGCTATGGCTGGAAGAAGGGCGATCCATCACTCGTAAGTACCGCTTGGGTCAAGATCAAGGATTTGCTGGCTTCGCCTACTGGTATCCAGGCGGCGCAAGCTCTGATCTGTGGGTCAGTGTGAAAAATGCGGACCGCTTCATACAGCGTGGCTTGTAA
- a CDS encoding acyl-CoA thioesterase — protein sequence MESKYIRETYCFKTSRVFPNDINNHNTLFGGRLMSYIDDIASIAAAKLCRTNTVTASTDSVDFLLPIHPSDSVTLEAFVTWTGRSSMEVFVKVIREGLMTGDRKIAATAFLTFVALDENNHKVTVPQVIPETEEQIQLHQTAPSRAAIRRQRREESKQLASFLTTDFPWEV from the coding sequence ATGGAAAGCAAGTACATCCGAGAAACCTACTGCTTTAAGACGTCCCGAGTATTTCCCAACGATATCAACAATCATAACACGCTCTTTGGAGGCCGATTGATGTCGTATATCGACGATATCGCATCTATTGCTGCCGCCAAGCTGTGCCGTACGAACACAGTTACAGCCTCGACGGATTCGGTAGATTTTTTGCTGCCTATCCACCCGAGCGATTCTGTCACGCTGGAAGCGTTCGTAACTTGGACAGGCCGCAGCTCGATGGAGGTGTTCGTAAAAGTGATTCGCGAGGGATTGATGACTGGCGATCGCAAAATTGCAGCTACCGCCTTCCTGACCTTTGTGGCATTGGACGAGAACAATCATAAAGTGACCGTCCCACAGGTGATTCCGGAAACAGAGGAGCAAATACAATTACACCAGACGGCTCCATCGCGCGCAGCCATACGGCGTCAGCGGAGGGAAGAAAGCAAGCAGCTGGCTAGTTTTCTGACGACAGATTTTCCGTGGGAAGTGTAG